The following are encoded in a window of Deltaproteobacteria bacterium genomic DNA:
- a CDS encoding type II secretion system F family protein, translating to MTLAQAIGLLAALALFCALQALFWIWRGQRSQRNWLIRERLQGAAEEDVSLLRQERAHVKGLLGRLDAMHRLQRALIQAGMTISVGSFLVAGGVAVVTVGLLATLISGSGLSGFVFSLLVVLLTWLYLVRARTQRLELLETQLPRALELMIYSLRAGHSLEESIRFSSLELPDPLGAELQRVAEQQHLGRPVEQALLQFGARYPRSDALRTLVEAVLVLKQAGGNVVYVMEQLILTLRSQAAYQARYRALTAEGRTSGAILGLLPVIIALTVLLIQPNYLDALVADSSGRSVLMVAVSLWLVGVLWLRQLVRPAL from the coding sequence ATGACGCTGGCGCAGGCCATCGGACTTCTCGCCGCGCTCGCGCTCTTTTGCGCGCTGCAGGCCCTCTTCTGGATCTGGCGCGGCCAGCGCAGCCAGCGCAACTGGCTCATCCGCGAGCGGCTGCAGGGGGCCGCCGAGGAAGACGTCTCGCTGCTGCGCCAGGAGCGCGCGCACGTGAAGGGCCTCCTCGGCCGGCTCGACGCCATGCACCGCCTGCAACGGGCGCTGATCCAGGCTGGCATGACCATCTCCGTGGGGAGCTTCCTCGTCGCGGGCGGAGTCGCCGTGGTGACCGTGGGGCTGCTCGCGACGCTCATCTCCGGCAGCGGTCTTTCGGGGTTCGTCTTCTCGCTGCTCGTGGTGCTGCTCACCTGGCTCTACCTCGTGCGCGCCCGCACCCAGCGCCTCGAGCTGCTCGAGACGCAGCTCCCGCGCGCCCTCGAGCTCATGATCTACTCCCTGCGCGCCGGCCACAGCCTCGAGGAATCGATCCGCTTCTCGTCGCTCGAGCTTCCCGACCCGCTCGGCGCCGAGCTCCAGCGCGTGGCCGAGCAACAGCACCTCGGGCGTCCCGTCGAGCAGGCGCTGCTCCAGTTCGGCGCGCGGTACCCGCGAAGCGATGCGCTCCGCACGCTCGTCGAGGCGGTGCTGGTGCTCAAGCAGGCCGGCGGCAACGTGGTCTACGTGATGGAGCAGCTCATCCTGACGCTGCGTTCGCAGGCGGCGTACCAGGCGCGCTACCGCGCCCTCACCGCCGAGGGGCGCACCTCGGGCGCGATCCTCGGCCTGCTCCCCGTGATCATCGCGCTGACCGTGCTCCTGATTCAGCCCAACTATCTGGACGCGCTCGTAGCCGACAGCTCCGGGCGCTCGGTACTCATGGTGGCCGTGTCCCTGTGGCTCGTCGGGGTGCTCTGGCTCCGCCAGCTCGTACGTCCGGCGCTGTAG
- a CDS encoding type II secretion system F family protein, translating into MPTFVTVAAFAACGISALLFLLLGVRHYLRQPREEKEEAPSVALRAVAGGGKPGSTAKQLQDRLVRAGIYTQESVDLFYTVRMTVLGVGVVLAAIAGFVVGNVGGAALLCSAVVALAVLAPGWWLDQRSAARQLALSRALPNFLDLLVICLDAGLSLEQSLLRIVSRATAEGDVLRSELAITLGEMQAGVPTATAFRKFAARVGSEDANSLAVAIAGATQLGASITEVLRGYALNLRQSRLTQLDEGAGKASARISLPLAVCLLPAILILLVGPAGLLLYRSF; encoded by the coding sequence GTGCCGACCTTCGTCACCGTCGCTGCCTTCGCCGCCTGCGGGATCAGCGCCCTGCTCTTCCTCCTGCTCGGCGTGCGCCACTACCTGCGCCAGCCACGCGAGGAGAAGGAGGAGGCCCCGAGCGTCGCGCTGCGCGCCGTGGCCGGAGGCGGCAAGCCCGGCAGCACGGCGAAGCAGCTACAGGACCGGCTGGTGCGCGCTGGCATCTACACGCAGGAGTCGGTGGACCTCTTCTACACCGTGCGGATGACCGTCCTCGGCGTCGGCGTGGTCCTCGCCGCGATCGCCGGCTTCGTGGTCGGCAACGTCGGCGGCGCTGCGCTGCTCTGCTCGGCCGTCGTCGCCCTCGCGGTCCTGGCCCCCGGCTGGTGGCTCGACCAGCGCTCCGCCGCCCGGCAGCTTGCCCTCTCGCGAGCTCTGCCGAACTTTCTCGACCTGCTCGTGATCTGCCTCGACGCGGGGCTCTCGCTCGAGCAGTCGCTCCTGCGCATCGTCTCGCGCGCCACCGCCGAGGGGGACGTCCTGCGCAGCGAGCTGGCCATCACGCTCGGCGAGATGCAGGCGGGCGTGCCGACGGCCACCGCGTTTCGCAAGTTCGCCGCGCGGGTGGGGAGCGAGGACGCCAACAGCCTGGCCGTGGCCATCGCGGGTGCGACCCAGCTCGGCGCCAGCATCACCGAGGTCCTGCGCGGCTACGCGCTCAACCTGCGGCAGAGCCGCCTGACCCAGCTCGACGAAGGGGCCGGCAAGGCCAGCGCGCGGATCAGTCTGCCGCTCGCGGTGTGCCTCTTGCCGGCGATCCTGATCTTGCTCGTGGGGCCCGCGGGGCTCCTTCTTTACCGCTCGTTCTAG